In the genome of Spirochaetia bacterium, one region contains:
- a CDS encoding VWA domain-containing protein, with product MQAERRKLLEAYLKLPDTPPAQLCEQLDLDPPLAAATSQIKDYIAEQLKQHISDNVLARKFELQGAQPDLCSRFQLITALEDLFTDTSQPMPFPSDSLSQSCHYLAGKLKPAVTTADKLVETVLKWLQAATKTDLFKQEELFIASLELQDSTAVLSFLPEKQTYYQTLPSTTSSLVSKSTVDFDFYRRMVAAGQIDKEVLTRRLKEDLRENFQRRKQTYLERQLATSQDHFLTNTLKEMKKTRKEQGRKQLFKGLWDHRRAAKKTSDFKVIAYYQKLLEHDASIRQLLDLLGRTSKEDISLVKEIQHRTVTDLIPYEKPTSKGQISGIGQSNDLSSLIPTELLYRCSPATKKLFDKRLLEKQLLSFRYQNTLFIERKHTITEEVTVAKAKKRGPIMLLVDTSGSMVGTAETISKMITLALAKLALQAQRSCYLIFYSVDITQLELDHYDPIRLAAFLRQTFEGGTDLNPALEEVMDKLEEEKWSSADVLVISDFLMDDLVSRLKAKMAAQKEKGTRFYSLCIGEKWNPEVLSSFDAHWYYDPTLQKVVAQQGKREQAQATIEKVSDAWAHVKL from the coding sequence ATGCAAGCTGAACGAAGAAAACTGCTTGAAGCATATTTAAAGCTTCCAGATACTCCACCAGCACAACTATGCGAACAGTTAGATCTTGATCCTCCCCTGGCTGCAGCAACCAGCCAAATCAAGGACTATATTGCCGAGCAGCTGAAGCAGCACATCTCAGACAATGTACTGGCAAGAAAATTTGAACTCCAAGGAGCCCAGCCAGACCTCTGCAGCCGTTTCCAGCTTATCACGGCACTGGAAGATCTGTTTACCGATACATCACAGCCCATGCCCTTCCCTTCTGACAGCCTCAGCCAGAGCTGCCATTACCTTGCAGGCAAATTGAAGCCTGCAGTCACTACGGCAGACAAACTGGTAGAAACTGTATTGAAATGGCTGCAAGCAGCAACTAAAACTGACCTGTTCAAACAAGAAGAACTCTTTATCGCTTCTCTTGAGCTCCAGGACAGCACAGCCGTGCTGTCCTTCCTCCCTGAGAAACAAACCTACTACCAAACCCTGCCATCAACGACGTCATCCCTTGTTTCCAAAAGTACTGTTGACTTTGATTTTTACCGGCGTATGGTTGCGGCCGGACAAATTGACAAGGAAGTACTCACAAGACGGCTCAAGGAAGATCTAAGGGAAAATTTCCAAAGAAGAAAGCAAACCTACCTTGAAAGACAGCTTGCAACAAGTCAAGATCATTTCCTTACCAATACACTCAAGGAAATGAAAAAGACAAGAAAGGAACAAGGTAGAAAGCAACTTTTCAAGGGGTTATGGGATCATCGCAGGGCAGCAAAAAAGACATCGGATTTCAAGGTCATTGCATACTATCAAAAGCTTCTTGAGCATGATGCTTCCATCAGACAGTTGCTTGACCTGCTAGGCAGGACAAGCAAGGAAGATATCAGCTTGGTCAAAGAAATCCAGCACAGAACGGTTACGGACCTTATTCCTTATGAAAAACCAACCAGCAAAGGCCAGATCAGCGGCATAGGACAATCAAACGACCTGTCTTCATTGATTCCTACAGAACTGCTCTATCGATGCAGCCCTGCCACAAAGAAACTGTTTGACAAGAGATTGCTTGAAAAGCAACTGCTCTCCTTCCGCTACCAGAACACACTCTTCATTGAACGGAAGCATACCATTACAGAAGAAGTCACTGTTGCAAAAGCCAAGAAACGGGGACCTATCATGCTGCTGGTAGATACCAGCGGCTCCATGGTAGGCACAGCTGAAACCATTTCCAAAATGATTACCTTAGCGTTGGCAAAACTGGCATTGCAGGCACAGCGAAGCTGTTATCTGATCTTCTATTCCGTCGATATCACACAATTGGAACTCGACCATTATGATCCGATACGGCTAGCTGCCTTCCTCAGACAGACCTTTGAAGGAGGCACAGATCTCAACCCCGCCCTCGAAGAGGTCATGGATAAGCTTGAAGAAGAAAAATGGTCTTCAGCAGATGTGCTTGTCATCTCCGATTTCCTGATGGATGATCTTGTTTCCAGACTCAAAGCAAAAATGGCAGCACAAAAAGAAAAAGGCACTCGGTTCTATTCCCTGTGCATAGGAGAAAAATGGAATCCTGAAGTACTCTCCAGCTTCGATGCCCATTGGTATTATGATCCTACATTGCAGAAAGTCGTTGCACAGCAAGGCAAAAGGGAACAAGCACAGGCTACCATCGAAAAAGTCTCCGATGCCTGGGCTCATGTAAAACTATAA
- a CDS encoding AAA family ATPase, translating into MELHQRIHTLISYLDEGLVERKEAVTLSLLCAIAGESLFFYGPPGTAKSMISRRLSTIFTDHTAYFEYLMNQFSTPEDLFGPISLKGLERDEYKRLTDGYLPTATVAFLDEIWKAGPAIQNTLLSIINEKKYNNGNQVEQVPLLFIVAASNELPAEGKGLEALWDRFLVRLQVKPIEDETGFFALVTQTGDQMIPDTCIITQARLSVEELEAWHKEADSIILPQPVRNTITAIRKQLIIQSEKDSEAADYYVSDRRWKKIIHLLRTSAFLNGRKEVDLLDCFLIQYCIWSTRKQLEQSFSLVASCIKETLLGTRQFAEELETYQTKVKKTCMGDTRKDPILVRIGNEDCYRIIGNTTDHRLLKKASFLSSTGTYDHKKRKLSSVTYGIRTYMDVKQLRYDDIGGNVKAVFSDGTTAMFTVATKEKLHQDAKKRSLFADKAELQQLTERLDTSFYRPLQAALNEAQQQCRKLKLEPNFFTSKESYAYLTSAIEAEDKKLEGCKLQLEQIRSGYAS; encoded by the coding sequence ATGGAATTGCACCAGCGGATACATACACTCATTTCATATTTGGACGAAGGCTTGGTAGAAAGAAAAGAAGCTGTGACACTTTCCTTGCTTTGTGCCATAGCAGGAGAAAGTCTATTCTTCTACGGCCCCCCTGGAACAGCAAAAAGCATGATCAGCAGAAGACTCAGTACCATCTTTACAGACCATACGGCTTACTTCGAATATCTGATGAACCAATTCAGTACCCCAGAGGATCTCTTCGGCCCTATTTCACTCAAAGGCCTCGAAAGAGATGAGTACAAGAGACTTACCGACGGCTATCTACCCACAGCTACCGTAGCCTTCCTTGATGAAATCTGGAAGGCAGGGCCTGCCATCCAGAATACACTGCTCTCCATCATCAACGAAAAAAAGTACAACAACGGCAATCAAGTTGAGCAGGTTCCACTTCTCTTCATTGTTGCTGCCTCCAACGAACTTCCTGCAGAAGGAAAAGGACTGGAAGCACTCTGGGACAGGTTCCTCGTCAGACTCCAAGTCAAGCCGATAGAAGACGAGACAGGGTTCTTTGCACTGGTTACCCAGACAGGTGACCAGATGATCCCTGATACCTGCATCATCACACAAGCAAGACTCAGTGTCGAAGAACTTGAAGCCTGGCACAAAGAAGCTGACAGCATCATCTTGCCGCAACCGGTACGCAATACTATTACAGCTATCAGGAAACAGTTGATCATCCAAAGCGAAAAAGACAGCGAAGCTGCAGATTACTATGTCTCTGACCGCAGATGGAAGAAGATCATCCATCTGCTACGTACCAGTGCCTTCCTCAACGGAAGGAAAGAAGTTGACCTCTTGGATTGTTTCCTGATCCAGTACTGCATCTGGTCAACCAGAAAACAACTGGAACAGTCCTTCAGCTTGGTAGCCTCCTGCATCAAAGAAACCTTGCTCGGCACCAGACAGTTTGCAGAAGAACTTGAAACTTATCAGACAAAGGTAAAGAAAACTTGCATGGGGGATACAAGAAAAGATCCAATCCTGGTCCGCATAGGAAATGAAGACTGCTACAGGATCATCGGCAATACGACAGATCATCGTCTGCTTAAGAAAGCCAGCTTCCTTTCATCTACAGGCACATATGACCACAAGAAACGAAAGCTCAGCTCAGTGACCTACGGTATCAGGACCTACATGGACGTAAAACAGCTTAGGTATGATGATATAGGTGGAAACGTCAAAGCTGTTTTTTCTGACGGGACAACAGCTATGTTTACCGTTGCAACCAAGGAAAAACTACATCAGGATGCAAAGAAGCGAAGTCTCTTTGCAGACAAAGCAGAGTTACAGCAATTGACAGAAAGACTTGATACCAGCTTCTACCGACCGCTGCAGGCTGCATTGAATGAAGCCCAGCAGCAATGTCGCAAACTCAAACTGGAACCGAACTTCTTTACCAGCAAAGAATCCTATGCTTACCTTACTTCTGCCATCGAAGCAGAAGACAAAAAGCTTGAAGGCTGCAAGCTTCAGCTGGAACAGATCAGGTCAGGTTATGCAAGCTGA